One Deefgea tanakiae genomic region harbors:
- a CDS encoding ABC transporter substrate-binding protein, with product MRLTKLGLLLAGMGLTLAAHAAEVEVLHFWTSGGEAKSVAELKKMMEAQGFTWKDFAVAGGGGENAMTALKTRVVSGNPPAAAQIKGPSIQEWGSEGVLASIDDVAKKGGWDKLLPPVVSNVMKFKGQYVAAPVNVHRVNWMWVNPELLKKANAKIPTTWDEFFVTAAALQKAGIQPVAYGGQPWQDSTVFESVALGVGGVDFYKKAFVQLDQGTLSGPTMIKVLETYKKIKPFTDKNSAGREWNLATSMVINGKAGMQFMGDWAKGEFMAAGKAPGKDFICVAAPGTENAYTFNIDSFAMFKLKNKDVVKGQQALATTLMSPEFQELFNLNKGSIPARMGVDMAKFDECAKKSAADFKATSGKGTLVPSWAHGMAMKSATQGAFFDVVTQFWNDDKMSAKDAATKLAKAAKTM from the coding sequence ATGCGCCTTACAAAGTTGGGTCTATTGCTAGCCGGTATGGGTTTAACCTTGGCTGCTCATGCCGCTGAAGTTGAAGTGCTACATTTTTGGACGTCTGGCGGCGAAGCGAAATCCGTTGCTGAATTGAAAAAAATGATGGAAGCGCAGGGTTTTACTTGGAAAGACTTTGCAGTAGCAGGCGGTGGTGGTGAAAACGCAATGACGGCGTTAAAAACCCGTGTCGTTTCAGGTAACCCGCCAGCGGCAGCCCAAATTAAAGGCCCATCGATTCAAGAGTGGGGTAGTGAAGGCGTTTTGGCTTCGATTGATGATGTAGCCAAAAAAGGCGGCTGGGATAAATTGCTGCCGCCTGTGGTATCGAACGTGATGAAATTCAAAGGCCAATACGTTGCAGCGCCAGTGAATGTGCATCGCGTGAACTGGATGTGGGTGAATCCTGAATTACTCAAAAAAGCCAACGCTAAAATCCCAACGACGTGGGATGAGTTTTTTGTTACCGCAGCCGCACTGCAAAAAGCCGGCATTCAGCCTGTTGCTTATGGTGGTCAGCCATGGCAAGACAGCACCGTTTTTGAATCGGTTGCCTTAGGTGTCGGCGGTGTTGATTTCTATAAAAAAGCGTTTGTCCAACTTGACCAAGGCACTTTGAGCGGCCCAACGATGATCAAAGTGTTGGAAACCTATAAAAAAATCAAACCGTTTACCGATAAAAACAGTGCTGGCCGTGAATGGAATCTGGCAACCAGCATGGTGATTAACGGCAAGGCCGGTATGCAATTTATGGGTGACTGGGCCAAAGGCGAATTTATGGCTGCGGGTAAAGCGCCAGGCAAAGATTTTATTTGCGTAGCCGCACCTGGCACTGAAAATGCCTACACCTTCAATATCGATAGTTTTGCGATGTTTAAGCTCAAAAATAAAGATGTTGTGAAAGGTCAGCAAGCCTTGGCGACGACCTTGATGAGCCCAGAATTCCAAGAGTTGTTCAACTTGAATAAAGGCTCTATCCCTGCCCGCATGGGGGTGGATATGGCTAAATTTGACGAATGCGCTAAAAAATCAGCTGCAGACTTCAAAGCAACCTCAGGCAAAGGGACTTTAGTACCGTCTTGGGCGCATGGCATGGCGATGAAATCGGCCACGCAAGGTGCGTTTTTTGATGTCGTTACCCAATTCTGGAATGACGACAAAATGAGTGCCAAAGATGCGGCAACGAAACTCGCTAAAGCCGCGAAGACGATGTAA
- a CDS encoding response regulator transcription factor, which translates to MKAVAPVAAPIRTVAVIDDDEAVRDSLGLLLETHDCPVLTYASAEAFLDEGDVSRFACLIVDVRMDGMSGLELFAELREGSYLPPVIFLTGHGDVPMAVNALKDGASDFMEKPCDQDQLLARVQACLSEDLQRRGSAKHQQKVVELLADLTPREREVLQEILLGKLNKQIADRLDISTKTVEVHRARIFTKMRVHSAMELAAMLKEIPVGEWFVD; encoded by the coding sequence ATGAAAGCAGTTGCACCCGTTGCCGCACCGATTCGCACTGTTGCGGTGATTGATGATGATGAGGCCGTGCGTGATTCGCTCGGGCTTTTGCTAGAAACACATGATTGCCCTGTGTTGACTTACGCTTCCGCCGAAGCTTTTCTGGATGAGGGCGATGTGAGTCGTTTCGCCTGTTTGATCGTCGATGTCCGTATGGATGGCATGAGTGGCTTGGAGTTGTTTGCCGAATTACGCGAAGGCAGTTATTTACCGCCAGTAATCTTCTTGACTGGGCATGGTGATGTGCCGATGGCAGTGAATGCTTTGAAAGACGGCGCTAGCGATTTTATGGAAAAGCCGTGCGACCAAGATCAGTTGTTGGCGCGAGTACAAGCCTGTTTATCTGAGGATTTGCAGCGTCGTGGTAGCGCCAAGCATCAGCAAAAAGTAGTGGAATTGTTGGCCGACCTGACGCCGCGTGAGCGTGAAGTATTGCAAGAAATCCTGCTCGGTAAATTGAATAAGCAAATTGCCGATCGACTTGATATCAGCACCAAAACGGTTGAAGTTCACCGAGCACGAATTTTCACCAAAATGCGTGTGCATTCAGCGATGGAGCTCGCGGCCATGCTGAAAGAAATACCGGTCGGCGAGTGGTTTGTTGACTAA
- a CDS encoding PAS domain-containing sensor histidine kinase: MKNWRFWSNWPQSLQRKIQRNWPWALAYLAIASLLIATVLYAWQDYRRDVFQREATMAQDLLWQEQEIRGRLQSNQNVLENLAYGLASDSFGQADFRSRAESLMKSNPEIISIEWVNARGERGDGFPNFARRPDSLVALDDSLLTEVIDGAATLGYPMVTNVIWRSSPQIVHVVPFFHETEYQGAVLAVYDLSVLLLQRVPWWMVQRYQLQLVDSNNQVIAPNRYHSRLRGDDIREVPFGGVSQQNLRLLAKAVDPVSKPANFWLVGLISALLLLLLWALKLLRQRMRERQQAESALRDEILFRSAMENSLVTGLRAMDTDGKLSYVNRAFADMVGWSEAELVGAKPPMPFWPPECIDECARAYQSILLGDCPANGFELRFMRNDGERFDVRLYSSKLIDSQGQHRGWMASMYDITELKQEREALASSRQQLRTVLAGLEVAVSVSDLETGVMLYRNRHHSNTFLIPKNAETYCLLQWRSSLLIEERVFETVDMITGRLYQIEQRIVDWVGNRSAMLEICTDITARQQAQELERTRNDMVQHTARLVNMGELASSLAHELNQPLAAIASYSAACETMLYKPDPPIGKVQETLVKMTAQARRAGQIIRGIRQFVVKRAPSREVCELQELISVPLQLLGPTAHKLKASIVLELPDDLPSFYGDAVMLEQVLLNLIKNGLEAMSETPAARRKIIVRAAVLDDMLQVTVIDHGSGLADPAQLFQPFYTTKSEGMGMGLNICRSVIEQHRGHLWAEPNPDGGTQMRFRLPFDTNNSNEDTP, encoded by the coding sequence ATGAAAAATTGGCGTTTTTGGTCGAATTGGCCGCAAAGTTTGCAGAGAAAAATCCAGCGCAATTGGCCGTGGGCTTTGGCGTATTTGGCGATTGCGTCTTTGCTGATTGCAACGGTGTTGTACGCATGGCAAGACTATCGGCGTGATGTGTTTCAGCGCGAAGCAACGATGGCGCAAGATTTGCTCTGGCAAGAGCAAGAGATTCGCGGCCGCCTACAAAGCAATCAAAATGTTTTAGAAAACCTCGCTTATGGCCTCGCTTCAGATAGCTTTGGACAGGCGGACTTTCGCTCGCGCGCCGAAAGCTTAATGAAGTCCAATCCAGAAATTATCTCGATTGAATGGGTGAATGCTAGAGGGGAGCGCGGTGATGGTTTTCCTAACTTTGCCCGTCGCCCTGACAGCTTGGTGGCCTTGGATGATTCATTACTGACCGAAGTCATTGATGGCGCAGCGACCTTGGGTTATCCGATGGTCACCAATGTGATTTGGCGCTCCTCACCGCAGATTGTGCATGTGGTGCCGTTTTTCCATGAAACCGAATACCAAGGTGCGGTACTGGCTGTGTATGACTTGTCGGTCTTGCTTTTGCAACGCGTGCCATGGTGGATGGTGCAGCGCTATCAATTGCAGTTGGTCGATAGCAATAATCAAGTGATTGCACCCAATCGCTACCATTCGCGCTTACGTGGTGACGATATCCGTGAAGTGCCATTTGGCGGCGTCTCGCAGCAGAATTTGCGATTGCTGGCCAAGGCGGTAGACCCAGTGAGCAAACCAGCAAATTTTTGGTTGGTGGGTTTGATTTCAGCTTTGCTCTTGCTGTTGCTCTGGGCCTTAAAACTATTGCGCCAACGTATGCGGGAGCGGCAACAGGCCGAGTCGGCGCTGCGTGATGAAATTTTGTTTCGCTCTGCGATGGAAAATTCACTGGTCACCGGCCTGCGTGCGATGGATACCGATGGCAAACTCAGCTACGTGAATCGTGCTTTTGCCGATATGGTGGGTTGGTCGGAAGCCGAATTGGTCGGCGCTAAACCACCAATGCCATTTTGGCCGCCAGAATGTATTGATGAATGCGCTCGCGCTTATCAATCGATTTTGCTGGGTGATTGCCCCGCCAATGGCTTTGAGCTGCGCTTTATGCGCAATGATGGCGAGCGATTTGATGTGCGGCTCTATTCGTCGAAACTCATCGATAGTCAGGGGCAGCATCGCGGCTGGATGGCTTCGATGTATGACATCACGGAGCTGAAACAAGAGCGCGAAGCATTGGCGAGCTCACGCCAGCAATTGCGTACCGTATTGGCTGGTTTAGAGGTTGCTGTGTCGGTCAGTGATTTAGAAACAGGGGTGATGCTGTACCGCAATCGTCATCATAGTAATACTTTTCTGATTCCAAAAAATGCTGAAACCTATTGTCTCTTACAATGGCGCTCATCCTTGCTCATCGAAGAAAGAGTCTTTGAAACAGTGGATATGATCACGGGGCGGCTGTATCAAATCGAACAGCGTATCGTGGATTGGGTGGGTAATCGCAGTGCAATGTTGGAAATTTGTACCGATATTACGGCAAGGCAGCAGGCGCAAGAGTTAGAGCGAACGCGCAATGATATGGTGCAGCACACGGCGCGGCTGGTGAATATGGGCGAGTTAGCCTCCAGCTTGGCACACGAGCTAAATCAGCCCTTGGCAGCAATTGCCAGCTATAGCGCAGCATGTGAAACGATGCTTTATAAGCCCGATCCACCGATCGGCAAAGTGCAAGAAACCTTGGTCAAGATGACCGCCCAAGCGCGCCGAGCCGGGCAGATTATTCGTGGGATACGGCAGTTTGTTGTAAAACGGGCACCTAGTCGTGAGGTATGCGAGCTTCAAGAACTCATTAGCGTGCCTTTGCAGCTATTAGGCCCAACAGCGCATAAACTAAAAGCCAGCATCGTGCTGGAGTTACCCGATGATTTGCCATCGTTTTATGGTGATGCGGTGATGTTGGAGCAAGTGTTGCTCAATTTGATCAAAAATGGTTTGGAAGCCATGAGCGAAACGCCAGCGGCGCGCCGAAAAATTATCGTTCGTGCCGCGGTACTGGATGACATGTTGCAAGTCACCGTCATCGACCATGGCAGTGGTTTGGCTGATCCTGCACAGCTCTTCCAGCCGTTTTATACCACCAAGTCTGAAGGTATGGGCATGGGACTGAATATTTGCCGCTCGGTGATCGAGCAGCATCGAGGCCATTTATGGGCCGAACCGAATCCGGATGGCGGCACGCAAATGCGTTTCCGTCTGCCCTTTGATACCAATAATTCCAATGAGGATACACCATGA
- a CDS encoding aminoacyl-histidine dipeptidase produces MNCRHVEPSLLWQHFAVLCAFPRPSHHEAALRAHIQAWADQLGLANELDAVGNLLIRKPATLGMEDKLGVVLQGHLDMVALKNEATQHDFLRDPIKTYIADGWMHADGTTLGADNGIGVAAALAILESSDIAHGPLEVLLTIDEESGMTGAKGLQPDCLQGQLLFNLDTEDWGELYVGCAGGVDVTVSQTLNPESMPAGWVVRDIAITGLKGGHSGVDIHLERGNAIKLLSCFLFRAIPQFDLRVVSIRGGSLRNALPREAFARVAIPACDAVKFKEVAEQCVADWRAALSRVEPEIKMTVCEAQAEEVLNAADSAKVVNLLLALPHGIRRWSQEVAGVVESSNNLGVVQFEGRRFESVLMVRSLTDFGVAELTQTIRAVARLAGFSVDSGGAYPGWAPNLQSRALLVLQQAYQALHGAAPLVKVIHAGLECGLIGKAYPDIEMVSFGPTIRGAHSPDERVEIASVAQFWELLKASLAAVPLRN; encoded by the coding sequence ATGAATTGTCGTCATGTTGAGCCCAGTCTGTTATGGCAACATTTTGCGGTGCTGTGCGCTTTTCCGCGTCCATCCCATCACGAAGCCGCGCTGCGCGCGCACATTCAAGCGTGGGCGGATCAACTGGGTTTGGCCAATGAGCTTGATGCGGTCGGTAATCTATTGATTCGCAAGCCCGCAACGCTGGGCATGGAAGACAAATTGGGCGTGGTGCTGCAGGGCCATTTGGATATGGTGGCGCTGAAAAATGAAGCAACCCAGCATGATTTTCTGCGTGACCCAATTAAAACCTATATCGCCGATGGCTGGATGCATGCCGATGGCACCACTTTGGGCGCCGACAATGGCATTGGCGTTGCCGCCGCTTTGGCTATCCTCGAAAGCAGCGATATTGCACATGGTCCGCTGGAAGTATTGCTGACCATTGATGAAGAGTCGGGCATGACCGGCGCCAAAGGCTTGCAGCCCGATTGCTTGCAAGGGCAATTGCTGTTTAATTTGGATACCGAAGACTGGGGCGAGCTGTATGTGGGCTGTGCGGGTGGCGTCGATGTGACGGTGAGCCAAACGCTGAATCCCGAAAGCATGCCGGCGGGTTGGGTGGTGCGTGATATTGCAATTACCGGCCTGAAGGGCGGTCATTCTGGCGTAGATATTCATTTGGAGCGGGGTAATGCCATTAAGCTATTATCTTGCTTCTTGTTTAGAGCAATACCTCAGTTTGATTTGCGCGTGGTAAGTATTCGTGGTGGCTCTTTGCGCAATGCTTTACCGCGTGAAGCCTTTGCTCGCGTGGCGATTCCGGCCTGTGATGCTGTTAAATTTAAGGAAGTTGCGGAGCAATGCGTGGCCGATTGGCGAGCGGCATTGAGTCGTGTCGAGCCAGAGATCAAGATGACAGTGTGCGAAGCGCAGGCTGAAGAAGTGCTTAACGCTGCGGACAGTGCCAAAGTGGTTAATTTATTACTGGCTTTGCCGCATGGGATTCGCCGTTGGAGCCAGGAAGTCGCTGGCGTGGTAGAAAGCTCGAATAATCTGGGCGTGGTGCAGTTTGAAGGGCGACGTTTTGAATCGGTCTTGATGGTGCGGTCTTTGACTGATTTTGGCGTGGCCGAATTGACGCAAACCATACGTGCCGTGGCGCGCTTGGCGGGATTTTCGGTCGACAGCGGCGGGGCGTACCCGGGCTGGGCACCCAATTTGCAGTCGCGCGCTTTGCTGGTGCTGCAACAGGCTTATCAAGCTTTGCATGGTGCTGCGCCTTTGGTCAAAGTGATTCATGCGGGTTTGGAATGTGGGCTGATTGGCAAGGCTTATCCCGATATCGAAATGGTGTCGTTTGGTCCAACGATACGCGGCGCACATTCGCCGGATGAGCGTGTTGAGATTGCGTCGGTGGCGCAATTTTGGGAATTGCTGAAGGCCAGTTTGGCGGCTGTTCCACTGAGAAATTAA
- the rquA gene encoding rhodoquinone biosynthesis methyltransferase RquA translates to MTQNHPKLITDPYYDGVPEYMTEVYDWAYVDPKWVKVLDRNIVVRVLLFLNDQRLMRMYLNEIQPGMRVWQLAHVYGDLVARAAKRVGPAGVFHLTDITPIQIEHGSKKLTGMDWAKVIRSDASTFEGVGGDYNLICSFFLLHEVPDDKKREIVDHMLAKLPKGGKAIFVDYHNPKKWQPIRYILKLVNHCLEPFANALWENEIQHYASDAAKFTWKKRTIFAGVYQCVVVEHKD, encoded by the coding sequence ATGACGCAAAATCACCCCAAACTGATTACCGACCCCTATTACGACGGCGTTCCTGAGTACATGACCGAAGTCTATGATTGGGCTTATGTCGATCCGAAATGGGTAAAAGTACTCGACCGCAATATCGTCGTGCGCGTACTCTTGTTTTTGAATGATCAACGCTTAATGCGCATGTACCTCAATGAAATCCAGCCCGGCATGCGCGTATGGCAGTTAGCGCACGTGTATGGCGATCTGGTCGCCCGCGCAGCAAAACGTGTTGGCCCTGCTGGCGTGTTTCACCTGACCGACATCACGCCGATTCAAATCGAGCACGGCAGCAAAAAGCTTACCGGCATGGATTGGGCCAAAGTGATTCGCAGTGACGCGTCAACCTTTGAAGGCGTTGGCGGTGACTACAATCTGATTTGCAGTTTCTTCTTGCTGCATGAAGTACCCGACGACAAAAAACGAGAAATCGTCGACCACATGTTGGCCAAACTACCGAAGGGCGGCAAAGCGATTTTTGTCGATTACCACAATCCGAAAAAATGGCAGCCAATTCGTTACATCCTCAAACTCGTCAATCATTGCCTAGAGCCGTTTGCCAATGCGCTGTGGGAAAACGAAATCCAGCATTACGCCAGTGATGCTGCCAAGTTCACGTGGAAAAAGCGGACGATTTTTGCTGGGGTGTATCAGTGTGTGGTGGTGGAGCACAAAGACTAA
- a CDS encoding substrate-binding periplasmic protein, with protein sequence MRRYLLLSLLLPQLCLATTTLTLCEDSESIYPWTNTNRPGLNRLLLESVAKELNLELKIINQPWLRCQADLKNNKIDGLYPISFSTERDQLFAYPKRDGRLEITQKLMDDGYSLYRRKGDQSVQWDGKKITINSTLPIGIQRGYSVGANLKAMGMPIDEGAYPINANLQKLMSQRVAATAMRTGAADYAIASQLPFARSIEKLNPPLEFKPYFLALSKQFVKTKPELAKKIWQTIAVQRESKMYQSIEENYR encoded by the coding sequence ATGCGCCGCTACTTACTGCTATCGCTGCTCCTGCCTCAATTGTGTTTGGCCACCACAACGCTCACTCTGTGCGAAGACAGTGAGTCAATCTACCCTTGGACTAATACAAACCGACCGGGGCTAAATCGTCTACTGCTCGAATCCGTTGCCAAAGAACTCAATCTTGAATTAAAAATCATCAATCAGCCGTGGCTACGCTGCCAAGCTGATTTGAAAAACAATAAAATAGATGGACTCTATCCAATCAGCTTCAGCACTGAGCGAGATCAGCTCTTTGCCTACCCCAAACGCGATGGCCGTCTTGAAATCACACAAAAACTGATGGATGACGGCTACAGCCTTTATCGACGCAAAGGTGACCAAAGCGTGCAATGGGATGGCAAGAAAATCACCATCAACAGCACATTGCCGATTGGAATACAGCGCGGCTACTCTGTAGGCGCCAACTTAAAGGCAATGGGCATGCCTATCGATGAAGGCGCCTATCCCATCAATGCCAATTTACAAAAGTTAATGTCCCAACGCGTGGCGGCCACGGCGATGAGAACAGGCGCTGCCGATTATGCGATTGCCAGCCAGCTCCCCTTTGCCCGTAGTATTGAAAAACTCAATCCCCCTCTAGAATTCAAACCGTATTTCTTAGCCTTATCCAAACAGTTTGTAAAAACCAAACCTGAACTCGCCAAAAAAATCTGGCAAACCATTGCCGTTCAGCGTGAGTCAAAAATGTATCAGTCAATTGAAGAGAATTATCGCTAG
- a CDS encoding DUF2971 domain-containing protein codes for MPRYTRLNMTILYRYFPLDQNDDQHFERLISVLSGRIFFSSPHFFNDPFEMTPIFGIPSDSEYEQIFRKNLIPTEGLSKSQKNKITNNINLKLMSSKNRTLDEGWVKELGVLCLSEDHKNILMWSHYGKNHSGVCLGFNSEYLPFSSSKPVIYNEDRPQVPIEPSGIDDCDLIKATLLTKSPHWAYEKEWRCIKRPVRESEKNFYRTEMESNPARINEIADLLASEGGSGVYEFDTSAIRRVIFGVKTTEKIKQRLIAEIVRRNLSPKISSLILDNRRFTLNEVRIKAKDIHKLAGRPINE; via the coding sequence ATGCCTCGATATACAAGACTTAATATGACGATACTTTATAGATATTTTCCACTTGATCAAAATGACGATCAACATTTTGAAAGACTTATTTCAGTTCTTAGTGGACGAATATTTTTCTCATCGCCGCACTTCTTTAACGACCCATTTGAAATGACGCCAATATTTGGTATTCCTTCAGATTCTGAGTATGAGCAGATTTTTAGGAAAAATTTAATTCCTACCGAGGGTTTGTCAAAATCACAAAAGAATAAAATAACGAATAACATTAATTTAAAATTAATGTCGAGTAAAAATAGGACTTTAGATGAGGGTTGGGTGAAAGAGCTTGGTGTGCTTTGCTTGTCTGAAGATCACAAAAATATTCTCATGTGGTCACATTACGGGAAAAATCATAGCGGAGTTTGTTTGGGGTTTAATAGCGAATATTTGCCATTTTCAAGCTCAAAGCCAGTTATATACAATGAAGATCGACCTCAAGTACCTATAGAGCCATCAGGAATTGATGATTGTGATTTGATAAAGGCTACGCTTTTAACAAAGTCGCCACATTGGGCGTATGAAAAAGAGTGGCGTTGCATAAAAAGACCAGTACGTGAATCTGAAAAAAATTTCTATAGGACTGAAATGGAGTCGAATCCGGCAAGAATTAATGAGATTGCCGACTTACTGGCTTCTGAAGGCGGCTCTGGTGTTTATGAATTCGACACTAGCGCTATTCGAAGGGTCATTTTCGGTGTAAAAACTACAGAGAAAATAAAGCAGCGTCTTATTGCTGAGATAGTAAGAAGAAATTTGTCTCCTAAGATAAGTTCACTGATTTTAGATAATAGAAGGTTTACTCTTAATGAAGTTCGCATTAAAGCTAAAGATATTCATAAATTAGCAGGTAGACCAATTAACGAATAG